One Arthrobacter sp. StoSoilB19 DNA window includes the following coding sequences:
- a CDS encoding TerC family protein — protein sequence MNVPLWMWFAVIGFILLMLVVDLVAHRHAHVISVREAAAWSGIWVLFGVAFGALVWFLYGAEFGQQYFAGYLIEKSLAVDNVFVWAIIFTFFAVPREYQHRVLFFGVLGALVFRGLFIAAGSAIIASAGWVLYLFAAFLLFTGYRMLRQRDEHIDPGKSRALKLFRRHVPMTDAFHGQRFLIRKGGALLATPLLAVLVLVEVTDIIFAVDSIPAIFAVTDEVFLVFTANAFAILGLRAMYFLLADLIHRFVYLKTGLALVLIWVGIKMALKIDVYYIPTPVSLAVITAILGISVGASLIATRRTGRQEPHIPADPPFRNATPEELDALEPLWRSRRAPSRGKVPPAAEESVR from the coding sequence ATGAACGTTCCCCTCTGGATGTGGTTCGCCGTCATCGGATTCATCCTCCTCATGCTTGTCGTCGACCTCGTGGCCCACCGCCACGCCCATGTCATCAGCGTCCGCGAGGCCGCAGCCTGGTCCGGGATCTGGGTGCTGTTCGGCGTTGCATTCGGCGCACTGGTGTGGTTCCTGTACGGCGCGGAGTTCGGCCAGCAGTACTTCGCCGGATACCTCATCGAAAAGTCACTCGCCGTGGACAACGTCTTTGTCTGGGCAATCATCTTTACGTTCTTCGCCGTTCCCCGCGAGTACCAGCACCGCGTGCTCTTCTTCGGTGTCCTGGGGGCGCTGGTGTTTCGCGGCCTGTTCATCGCCGCGGGCTCGGCGATCATCGCCAGCGCCGGGTGGGTCCTCTACCTGTTCGCGGCATTCCTGCTCTTCACCGGCTACCGGATGCTCAGGCAGCGTGACGAGCACATCGACCCCGGGAAGTCGCGGGCATTGAAGCTGTTCCGCCGGCACGTGCCCATGACGGACGCCTTCCATGGCCAGCGCTTCCTCATCCGGAAGGGCGGTGCACTGCTCGCCACTCCCCTGCTGGCGGTCCTGGTGCTGGTTGAAGTCACGGACATCATCTTCGCCGTCGACTCCATCCCGGCCATCTTCGCGGTCACGGACGAGGTCTTCCTGGTGTTCACGGCCAACGCGTTCGCGATCCTCGGCCTGCGCGCCATGTACTTCCTGCTGGCGGACCTCATCCACCGCTTCGTATACCTGAAGACCGGCCTGGCCCTGGTGCTGATCTGGGTGGGCATCAAGATGGCGCTCAAGATCGACGTCTACTACATTCCGACGCCGGTCTCCCTCGCCGTCATCACCGCCATTTTGGGCATTTCCGTCGGCGCGAGCCTCATCGCCACCCGGCGCACGGGCCGGCAGGAACCGCACATCCCCGCGGACCCGCCCTTCCGGAACGCCACCCCGGAGGAGCTCGACGCCCTGGAGCCGCTGTGGCGCAGCCGGCGGGCACCCTCCCGCGGGAAGGTGCCGCCGGCGGCCGAAGAGTCCGTCAGGTAA
- a CDS encoding NAD(P)-dependent oxidoreductase, with product MDTKPKVAVLGTGIMGAAMARNLLRAGHEVSVWNRDAAKAERLAADGARHAAAPAEAVEAADVVLTMLHDVAAVEQVIRSAAPGVRPGTTWVQSTTVGVQDAAALAALAGELGLDLVEAPVSGTRAPAEAGQLLVLAAAPEAVRQRVGPVLDAIGARTIWTGDDPSKGSAARLKLVVNSWVIAASNAAGEVVALAQALGVDPQQFLDVLDGGPLDLPYLRLKMDLILNDQLEPASFAVDTARKDAHLIVDAAVEHGLTLDGAVASTARLDRVAGQGRGRQDMAAAYYASR from the coding sequence ATGGATACGAAACCCAAGGTGGCTGTGCTGGGGACGGGAATCATGGGAGCGGCCATGGCGCGCAACCTCCTGCGCGCCGGCCATGAGGTCTCGGTGTGGAACCGGGACGCGGCCAAAGCGGAACGGCTGGCCGCGGACGGTGCCCGGCATGCCGCTGCCCCCGCCGAAGCTGTCGAGGCAGCCGACGTGGTCCTGACCATGCTCCACGACGTTGCCGCGGTGGAGCAGGTCATCCGGAGTGCCGCACCCGGCGTCCGGCCGGGCACAACGTGGGTCCAGTCCACAACGGTTGGGGTGCAGGACGCGGCCGCTTTGGCCGCCCTGGCCGGCGAACTTGGCCTGGACCTGGTGGAGGCGCCCGTTTCCGGAACGCGCGCCCCCGCAGAAGCCGGCCAGCTTCTGGTCCTCGCCGCCGCTCCCGAAGCAGTGCGCCAACGCGTGGGGCCGGTCCTCGATGCCATTGGCGCCCGCACCATCTGGACAGGCGACGACCCGTCCAAGGGTTCCGCGGCCCGCCTCAAGCTGGTGGTCAACAGCTGGGTCATCGCGGCGTCCAACGCCGCCGGCGAAGTGGTTGCCCTTGCCCAGGCGCTGGGCGTCGATCCGCAGCAGTTCCTCGACGTGCTCGACGGCGGCCCGCTTGACCTGCCCTATCTCCGCCTGAAGATGGACCTCATCCTCAACGACCAGCTGGAGCCTGCCTCCTTCGCCGTGGACACCGCGCGCAAGGATGCCCACCTCATTGTGGATGCCGCCGTCGAGCATGGCCTGACCCTTGACGGCGCCGTTGCCTCCACAGCCCGGCTGGACCGGGTGGCCGGCCAGGGCCGCGGCAGGCAGGATATGGCAGCGGCCTACTACGCCAGCCGGTAG
- a CDS encoding glycosyltransferase family 87 protein: MNTGGGLLAGFIVVHLVFLVFAASLSLRGEAFSDTFIYRDWAMAGFNDANLRGGPSPWVYPILALIPMAIAGLAGPGPFFFIWVLMTTLLNAWALLKLTGRGRNTSAIPAGWWWLAFTFLMGWLGFARVDGLTAPLVLVALAYGVQRPFVASVLLAVGTWVKVWPAAIMLALFAVVKNRLLVVLAGIATTAGVVALAAALGSVPKLLNFLTQQGDRGMQLEATFTTPWLWLSVLNIGGSRMYMNTDINSMQVDGPGTATMSVLMQPLLVLAALLVAGLTFWALHNGKQHKVAGGVDRTELLLAGALTLATAFVVFNKVGSPQFMVWLGPAVAVGLAHSWREWRVPAAMLIAIAVATYFIYPLFYDALSHNNPWMALVLTIRNVLLVVLFLWSVRRLYTLGKKTAAPAPALKET; this comes from the coding sequence TTGAACACCGGGGGCGGCCTGCTGGCGGGATTCATCGTGGTGCACCTTGTCTTCCTGGTCTTCGCCGCTTCCCTCTCCCTTCGCGGCGAGGCGTTCAGCGACACCTTCATCTACCGTGACTGGGCCATGGCGGGATTCAACGACGCGAACCTCCGGGGCGGCCCCAGCCCGTGGGTGTACCCCATCCTGGCGCTCATCCCCATGGCCATCGCAGGCCTGGCCGGACCGGGACCGTTTTTCTTCATCTGGGTCCTCATGACCACGCTCCTGAACGCCTGGGCCCTGCTCAAGCTCACCGGGCGGGGCCGCAACACCAGCGCCATCCCCGCCGGCTGGTGGTGGCTGGCCTTCACCTTCCTGATGGGCTGGCTGGGCTTCGCCCGTGTGGACGGCCTCACCGCCCCGCTGGTCCTTGTGGCCCTGGCCTACGGCGTCCAGCGCCCGTTCGTCGCCTCGGTCCTGCTGGCCGTCGGCACCTGGGTGAAGGTCTGGCCGGCGGCCATCATGCTGGCCCTTTTCGCCGTCGTAAAGAACCGCCTGCTGGTGGTGCTGGCGGGAATCGCGACGACGGCGGGCGTGGTGGCGCTGGCAGCAGCCCTGGGCAGCGTCCCCAAGCTCCTGAACTTCCTTACCCAGCAGGGCGACCGCGGCATGCAGCTCGAGGCCACCTTCACCACCCCCTGGCTTTGGCTCTCCGTCCTGAACATCGGCGGCTCGCGCATGTACATGAACACGGACATCAACTCCATGCAGGTGGACGGCCCGGGCACCGCCACCATGTCCGTGCTGATGCAGCCCCTCCTGGTGCTGGCGGCACTCCTGGTGGCCGGGCTGACCTTCTGGGCGCTCCACAACGGAAAGCAGCACAAGGTGGCCGGCGGCGTGGACCGCACCGAGCTGCTCCTGGCCGGGGCCCTGACCCTGGCCACCGCGTTCGTGGTTTTCAACAAGGTGGGTTCGCCGCAGTTCATGGTGTGGCTCGGCCCCGCCGTCGCGGTGGGCCTGGCGCACAGCTGGCGTGAATGGCGGGTTCCGGCGGCAATGCTGATCGCCATCGCCGTGGCAACCTACTTCATCTACCCGCTCTTCTACGACGCCCTGAGCCACAACAACCCCTGGATGGCCCTGGTACTGACAATCCGCAACGTCCTGCTGGTGGTCCTGTTCCTGTGGAGCGTCCGGCGCCTCTACACGCTGGGCAAGAAGACCGCAGCCCCCGCCCCCGCGCTCAAGGAGACCTGA
- a CDS encoding GntR family transcriptional regulator, translating to MAESPARNTGAHVVYAELKRRILSLELKPGERIYEPAMASALQVSRTPLREAIRRLISESLLEQQPTGGVLVPTLDEAAISELYEVRAAMESLMARNACMKATPADIEALEGILERNAAMVAFADDAMQQGMALHAKIAGIAGNSWARRFHNQISSHMERYRHFTNSTQERRDQALAQHRTLVAALAGGDPEKAAKVAFDHVMGARDAAVQAMSGTSVPGS from the coding sequence ATGGCCGAATCACCTGCCCGGAACACCGGGGCACACGTTGTCTACGCCGAGCTGAAACGGCGGATCCTGAGCCTTGAGCTCAAGCCGGGGGAGCGCATCTACGAGCCGGCAATGGCCTCGGCCCTGCAGGTGAGCCGCACACCGCTCCGGGAGGCCATCCGGCGGCTCATTTCGGAGAGCCTGCTGGAACAGCAGCCCACCGGAGGCGTGCTGGTGCCCACGCTGGACGAGGCAGCCATTTCGGAACTCTACGAGGTCCGCGCAGCCATGGAGTCCCTCATGGCGCGCAATGCCTGCATGAAGGCAACGCCGGCTGACATCGAGGCCCTCGAAGGCATTCTTGAACGCAACGCGGCCATGGTTGCGTTCGCCGATGACGCGATGCAGCAGGGCATGGCACTGCACGCAAAGATCGCGGGCATTGCCGGGAACTCCTGGGCCCGCCGCTTCCACAACCAGATTTCAAGCCACATGGAACGGTACCGGCACTTCACCAACAGCACCCAGGAACGGCGCGACCAGGCCCTGGCCCAGCACCGCACCCTGGTGGCTGCCCTGGCCGGCGGCGACCCGGAGAAGGCAGCCAAGGTGGCGTTCGACCATGTCATGGGCGCCCGCGACGCCGCCGTCCAGGCCATGTCCGGCACCAGCGTCCCCGGCTCATGA
- a CDS encoding glycosyltransferase 87 family protein, whose protein sequence is MTVRTRLLPAKVVDWFARPSSVWWGFAVVHLYFLGWMASFFLNGDTFSDTEQYRQWALDGYNPADLTGKISPWVYPVLAQIPIFLANTAGPGLYLLVWFLIITALNAVGLVYLTRGPRKVTGIAPAWWWLFFTVFMGYLSFARVEGITAPIVLIALLYAAERPVVAGVLLSIATWIKVWPAAVLVPIVIASHKRIQVVLAGAAVTAVVGLGTWLTGGLPHIMDFLLNQGERGMQLEATFSTPWVWLSVFHIAGSRMADNTAINSTEVYGPGAGTAAFLMQPLLVLAAVTAAILLVRALRRGAEREELFLEGALMMVTAFIVFNKVGSPQFIIWLAPVIIAGLAHDWERWKVPAALMMGIAMTTFVIYPLFYTPLIHAHPVMAAILTTRNVLLVVLLWWSVKRTAELGRKTSAQVPAGA, encoded by the coding sequence GTGACCGTCCGCACCAGACTGCTCCCGGCAAAAGTGGTGGACTGGTTCGCCCGCCCATCCAGCGTCTGGTGGGGCTTCGCCGTCGTCCATCTGTACTTCCTGGGCTGGATGGCATCCTTTTTCCTGAACGGCGATACATTCAGCGACACCGAGCAGTACCGGCAGTGGGCCCTGGACGGCTACAACCCGGCGGACCTGACCGGGAAGATCAGCCCCTGGGTCTACCCGGTGCTGGCGCAGATCCCCATCTTCCTGGCCAACACCGCCGGGCCAGGCCTCTACCTGCTGGTGTGGTTCCTGATCATCACGGCGCTCAACGCCGTCGGCCTGGTCTACCTCACCCGTGGCCCGCGGAAGGTCACGGGCATTGCCCCCGCCTGGTGGTGGTTGTTCTTCACGGTGTTCATGGGCTACCTGAGCTTCGCCAGGGTGGAGGGCATCACAGCGCCGATCGTGCTGATCGCCCTGCTCTATGCCGCTGAACGGCCCGTCGTGGCCGGCGTCCTGCTCAGCATCGCCACCTGGATCAAGGTCTGGCCCGCAGCCGTCCTGGTCCCGATCGTCATCGCCAGCCACAAGCGGATCCAGGTGGTCCTCGCCGGCGCCGCCGTCACCGCGGTGGTGGGCCTGGGCACGTGGCTGACCGGCGGGCTGCCGCACATCATGGACTTCCTCCTGAACCAGGGCGAGCGCGGAATGCAGCTTGAGGCCACCTTCTCCACGCCCTGGGTGTGGCTGAGCGTTTTCCACATCGCCGGTTCACGGATGGCCGACAACACCGCCATCAATTCCACCGAGGTCTACGGCCCCGGTGCCGGCACCGCCGCATTCCTGATGCAGCCGCTGCTGGTCCTTGCGGCCGTCACCGCGGCCATCCTTCTGGTCCGCGCCCTGCGGCGCGGCGCCGAACGCGAGGAACTGTTCCTCGAAGGCGCGCTCATGATGGTTACCGCCTTCATCGTGTTCAACAAGGTGGGCTCGCCGCAGTTCATCATCTGGCTGGCACCGGTGATCATCGCCGGCCTGGCGCATGACTGGGAGCGCTGGAAGGTCCCGGCCGCCCTGATGATGGGCATTGCCATGACAACGTTCGTGATCTACCCGCTGTTCTACACCCCGCTCATCCATGCGCACCCCGTCATGGCAGCCATCCTGACCACCCGCAACGTGCTCCTGGTGGTCCTGCTGTGGTGGTCGGTGAAGCGCACCGCGGAGTTGGGCCGGAAAACGTCAGCCCAGGTGCCGGCCGGAGCCTAG
- the mptB gene encoding polyprenol phosphomannose-dependent alpha 1,6 mannosyltransferase MptB, translating into MTAGGSHLRMSESRPGTPAGVSVPAKGRAYLATLEGFVGALMMFVGSIGTGWIANGSPMIRQPVVIALRTEGWGVAVSTVLLTAGAMLLMRSWLRLGQRLGDWGQSSLRSVVVAISAWSLPLLFCVPVFSRDVYAYTGQGRLVQEGQNPYEVGISTLNNWFSLGADPAWAENRTPYGPYFLWLARAVVGLTGAQPDASVLLFRLLAGVGVLLCVIYVPRLAELHGINGARALWISVANPLFLISFIASAHNDALMVGLAVAGVYLAATRRYLLGVLLVTASIGIKPITVLLLPFIGVMWAGPAASWPRKFLMWGATAGISFGVLALSGIPYNLGIGWTWAIMDPTPGYTGYSPSGFLGQQVEMLANALGLPGGTLATWLRTAMKWAAIALVLLLMFRGDYSRAVRRMALAFTAVVMLSPIIQPWYILWFLPFLAVTGIRDDWQIRSLYVGVTFFVVFGAQDQLSVWSFVELPIDASSLAFFTALAFTFYLLVLDVHTRKLLIEGKPLDVARRAWRWVAERRAARQAEARDAVDRSSGGS; encoded by the coding sequence ATGACGGCAGGCGGGTCACACCTCAGGATGTCGGAGAGCCGGCCGGGCACACCGGCCGGGGTTTCCGTGCCCGCCAAAGGCCGTGCCTACCTGGCAACCCTCGAAGGTTTTGTCGGCGCCCTCATGATGTTCGTCGGTTCCATCGGAACGGGCTGGATCGCCAACGGGTCGCCCATGATCCGGCAACCGGTGGTGATCGCACTCCGTACCGAAGGCTGGGGCGTGGCGGTATCCACCGTGCTGCTTACGGCCGGTGCCATGCTCCTGATGCGCTCCTGGCTTCGCCTGGGCCAGAGGCTGGGGGACTGGGGACAATCCTCCCTGCGGTCCGTGGTGGTGGCCATATCCGCCTGGTCCCTGCCGCTCTTGTTCTGCGTTCCGGTCTTCTCCAGGGACGTCTACGCCTATACGGGGCAGGGCCGCCTGGTCCAGGAAGGCCAGAACCCGTATGAGGTGGGCATTTCCACCCTCAACAACTGGTTCTCCCTGGGGGCCGACCCCGCCTGGGCGGAAAACCGGACCCCGTACGGGCCGTACTTCCTGTGGCTGGCGCGCGCGGTGGTGGGACTGACAGGAGCCCAGCCTGACGCGTCCGTCCTGCTGTTCCGCCTCCTGGCCGGCGTCGGCGTGCTGCTCTGCGTCATCTACGTGCCCAGGCTCGCCGAACTGCACGGGATCAACGGTGCCCGCGCGCTCTGGATCTCCGTGGCCAACCCGTTGTTCCTCATCAGCTTCATCGCCAGTGCCCACAATGACGCCCTGATGGTGGGGCTCGCCGTGGCCGGTGTCTACCTGGCCGCCACCCGCCGCTACCTCCTGGGCGTCCTCCTGGTCACCGCCTCCATCGGCATCAAGCCCATCACCGTCCTGCTGCTGCCGTTCATCGGTGTGATGTGGGCGGGGCCCGCTGCCTCCTGGCCGCGAAAATTCCTGATGTGGGGTGCCACGGCGGGCATCAGCTTCGGCGTGCTGGCCCTGAGCGGCATCCCCTACAACCTCGGCATCGGCTGGACGTGGGCCATTATGGACCCCACCCCCGGCTACACGGGCTACTCGCCGTCGGGCTTCCTGGGCCAGCAGGTGGAGATGCTGGCCAACGCCCTGGGACTGCCCGGCGGAACGCTGGCCACCTGGCTGCGGACCGCCATGAAGTGGGCGGCGATCGCACTGGTCCTGCTGCTGATGTTCCGCGGCGACTACTCGCGGGCGGTGCGGCGGATGGCCCTGGCGTTCACCGCCGTCGTGATGCTCTCGCCCATCATCCAGCCCTGGTACATCCTGTGGTTCCTGCCGTTCCTGGCGGTCACGGGAATCCGGGACGACTGGCAGATCCGCTCGCTGTACGTGGGCGTGACGTTCTTTGTGGTATTCGGCGCCCAGGACCAGCTTTCGGTCTGGTCCTTCGTGGAACTGCCCATCGACGCCTCGTCCCTGGCCTTCTTTACGGCCCTGGCCTTCACCTTCTACCTGCTGGTCCTGGACGTCCATACCCGCAAGCTGCTCATCGAGGGCAAGCCGCTGGACGTTGCCCGGCGGGCCTGGCGGTGGGTGGCGGAGCGCCGGGCCGCGCGCCAGGCTGAGGCCCGTGACGCCGTCGACCGGTCGTCCGGGGGCAGCTAG
- a CDS encoding MFS transporter: MSTTPTRVALPSQGAGTGSRDPRKAAMSGWIGSALEYYDFALYSLAATLIFPTIFFPSENPTVGIIASLATYAVGYVSRPVGAVVLGAYGDRHGRKKVLVFAMLLMGFATFAVGLLPTYGQVGLLAPALLVLLRLIQGFAVAGELGGASAMIVEHSPDARRGFFASFSLQGTQVGSILATAVLLPLAAVLPADQFGTWGWRIPFLLSAVVILAGYFIRRRVQEPPAYAAQSGKPETKRFPLVELLRTRPGVLVRCIAMTFTNVIGMATLIFGVSFATQKGYGNGFSSSEFLWVTLVANIAAVMTIPLFGALSDRIGRRTLMAAGGVAGGLLVSGYLWAIEQGSLPLVFVCVVIVQGIFFQMWNATFATFFQEQFPMRIRVTGFAVSQNIGLMIASFFPSIFTAIAPPGSTNVPFTIGLATLGICLISAVATLMSPDTKGKSLEDLEVQKVAPAGTAGK, encoded by the coding sequence ATGAGCACCACCCCAACCCGCGTGGCCCTCCCCAGCCAGGGTGCCGGCACCGGTTCGCGGGACCCCAGGAAAGCGGCGATGAGCGGCTGGATTGGAAGCGCCCTGGAGTACTACGACTTCGCGCTGTACTCGCTGGCCGCGACCCTGATCTTCCCCACCATCTTCTTTCCCTCGGAAAACCCCACAGTCGGCATTATCGCCTCCCTGGCAACGTATGCCGTGGGCTATGTCTCCCGTCCGGTAGGCGCGGTTGTCCTGGGGGCGTACGGTGACCGGCACGGCCGCAAGAAGGTGCTCGTCTTCGCGATGCTGCTCATGGGCTTTGCCACCTTCGCCGTCGGGCTCCTGCCCACCTATGGGCAGGTGGGCCTCCTGGCGCCCGCCCTCCTGGTGCTCCTTCGCCTGATCCAGGGCTTTGCGGTGGCCGGCGAGCTCGGCGGCGCCAGCGCGATGATCGTTGAACACTCTCCTGATGCACGGCGCGGATTCTTTGCCAGCTTCAGCCTCCAGGGCACCCAGGTGGGCTCGATCCTGGCCACCGCCGTCCTGCTCCCGCTCGCGGCAGTCCTCCCCGCCGACCAGTTCGGCACCTGGGGCTGGCGCATCCCCTTCCTGCTCAGCGCCGTCGTGATCCTGGCCGGCTACTTCATCCGCCGCCGGGTCCAGGAACCGCCCGCCTACGCAGCACAGTCCGGCAAGCCCGAAACCAAGCGCTTCCCGCTCGTCGAACTCCTGCGAACGCGGCCGGGCGTCCTGGTCCGCTGCATAGCGATGACCTTCACCAACGTGATCGGCATGGCCACCCTGATCTTCGGCGTCTCCTTTGCCACCCAAAAGGGCTACGGCAACGGCTTCTCCAGCAGTGAGTTCCTGTGGGTGACACTCGTGGCCAACATTGCCGCCGTCATGACCATCCCGCTGTTCGGCGCGCTGTCCGACAGGATTGGCCGGCGGACGCTCATGGCTGCCGGCGGGGTGGCGGGCGGCCTCCTGGTGAGCGGATACCTGTGGGCCATTGAACAGGGGAGCCTGCCGCTGGTCTTCGTCTGCGTTGTGATCGTGCAGGGCATCTTCTTCCAGATGTGGAATGCCACCTTCGCCACGTTCTTCCAGGAGCAGTTCCCCATGCGGATCCGCGTGACCGGGTTCGCCGTTTCGCAGAACATCGGGCTCATGATTGCATCGTTCTTCCCCAGCATCTTCACGGCGATTGCCCCTCCGGGCTCCACCAACGTTCCGTTCACCATCGGACTGGCCACGCTGGGCATCTGCCTCATCTCCGCAGTGGCCACCCTGATGTCCCCGGACACCAAGGGCAAGTCACTCGAGGACCTCGAGGTGCAGAAGGTGGCACCTGCCGGTACCGCCGGCAAGTAG